A region of Thermobifida halotolerans DNA encodes the following proteins:
- a CDS encoding EamA family transporter has product MAESSRNRSSGLAFAVASALAFGGSGPAARPLLDAGLDPLHVTWLRVAGAALLLLPVAVRHHRTLRARPVLLLAYGMFPMAGVQACYFAAIARIPVGVALLIEFLGPVLVLLWTRVVRHVPVSRRAALGVVVAVAGLGCLVEVWAGIRLDAVGLLLALGAAVGQAAYFLLSDTARDDVDPLAVISYGALVAAALMSLFARPWTLPWRTLADTLPVTGVDVPALALVVWLALVSTAVAYATGVAAVRRLSPVVAGAVAYLEVVTSILLAWLLLGEALSPAQITGAVAVVVGAFLAQTSVPSAPEPAPVPPVPPSPPRPVEDTAV; this is encoded by the coding sequence GTGGCCGAAAGCAGCAGAAACCGGTCGTCGGGGTTGGCGTTCGCGGTCGCCTCCGCGCTCGCCTTCGGCGGATCCGGCCCCGCCGCGCGCCCGCTGCTCGACGCCGGACTCGACCCGCTGCACGTGACCTGGCTGCGGGTGGCCGGGGCCGCACTGCTCCTGCTGCCCGTGGCGGTCCGCCACCACCGGACGCTGCGCGCCCGTCCCGTGCTGCTGCTGGCCTACGGGATGTTTCCGATGGCGGGCGTGCAGGCGTGCTACTTCGCCGCGATCGCCCGCATCCCCGTGGGGGTGGCACTGCTCATCGAGTTCCTCGGCCCGGTGCTGGTACTGCTGTGGACGCGCGTGGTGCGACACGTCCCGGTGTCACGCAGAGCGGCGCTCGGCGTGGTGGTGGCGGTCGCGGGACTGGGCTGCCTGGTCGAGGTGTGGGCGGGCATCCGCCTGGACGCGGTCGGTCTGCTGCTGGCCCTGGGAGCCGCGGTGGGGCAGGCCGCCTACTTCCTGCTGTCCGACACCGCGCGTGACGACGTCGACCCGCTCGCGGTCATCTCCTACGGCGCGCTCGTCGCCGCCGCCCTGATGAGCCTCTTCGCACGCCCGTGGACCCTGCCGTGGCGGACACTGGCCGACACCCTGCCGGTCACCGGGGTGGATGTTCCGGCACTGGCCCTGGTGGTGTGGCTGGCGCTGGTGTCCACCGCCGTCGCCTACGCCACCGGGGTGGCGGCGGTGCGGCGGCTGTCCCCGGTGGTCGCCGGGGCGGTGGCCTACCTGGAGGTGGTGACGTCGATCCTGCTGGCCTGGCTGCTGCTGGGCGAGGCGCTCAGTCCGGCGCAGATCACGGGCGCGGTCGCCGTGGTGGTCGGCGCGTTCCTGGCGCAGACGTCGGTGCCCTCCGCCCCCGAACCCGCGCCGGTCCCGCCGGTCCCGCCGTCCCCGCCGCGCCCGGTCGAGGACACGGCGGTGTGA
- the pip gene encoding prolyl aminopeptidase has translation MPRPFPPVEPYASGLLAVGDGQRIYWETSGNPDGRPALCVHGGPGGGGRRASRTLFDPEVYRIVLFDQRGCGRSLPRAADPATGLEHNTTHHLVADMERLREHLGVRRWLLYGGSWGSTLILAYAERHPERVSEIVLAGVTTTTPEEIDWLYHGLRRLLPGPWEAFRDALPEGERDGDLVAAYHRLLNSPEEAVRLAAARAWCAWEDAVIAHEALGRPGYYGDRTDDALLAFARICAHYFTHRAWLADG, from the coding sequence GTGCCGCGGCCGTTCCCGCCGGTCGAACCGTACGCGAGCGGTCTGCTCGCCGTCGGCGACGGCCAGCGGATCTACTGGGAGACCAGCGGCAACCCCGACGGCAGGCCCGCCCTGTGCGTGCACGGCGGCCCCGGCGGCGGGGGACGCCGCGCCAGCCGCACCCTGTTCGACCCCGAGGTCTACCGGATCGTCCTGTTCGACCAGCGCGGCTGCGGCCGGAGCCTTCCCCGAGCCGCCGACCCCGCGACCGGACTGGAGCACAACACCACCCACCACCTCGTCGCCGACATGGAACGGCTGCGCGAGCACCTGGGCGTGCGGCGCTGGCTGCTCTACGGCGGGTCGTGGGGCTCCACGCTGATCCTCGCCTACGCCGAACGCCACCCCGAACGGGTCAGCGAGATCGTCCTCGCGGGCGTCACCACGACCACCCCCGAGGAGATCGACTGGCTCTACCACGGTCTGCGGCGCCTGCTGCCCGGCCCCTGGGAGGCATTCCGCGACGCGCTCCCGGAGGGCGAACGCGACGGCGACCTCGTGGCCGCCTACCACCGGCTGCTCAACAGCCCCGAGGAGGCCGTCCGGCTCGCGGCGGCGCGCGCCTGGTGTGCCTGGGAGGACGCCGTCATCGCCCACGAGGCGCTCGGCCGCCCCGGCTACTACGGCGACCGGACCGACGACGCCCTCCTGGCCTTCGCCCGGATCTGCGCCCACTACTTCACCCACCGGGCCTGGCTCGCCGACGGGTAA
- a CDS encoding FadR/GntR family transcriptional regulator, with amino-acid sequence MPSESLARADTAVGRMTVTRRAVERIKAMIADGTLHPGQRLPTERELAAGMGLSRSSMREAIRVLTTLGVLEARHGAGVYVTELRPRDLLEPFSVLAEISRGRTLLEVVQVRRIVEPAATALAAVHATDRQLGELAALLERADGEGEAAAADAAFHRAVAAMSGNATLAAVVDGLSSPAFGARVWPGRQEEGMVERLRADHRRIHRALLSRDPDAARAAATLHVLELEDWLRARLSDFS; translated from the coding sequence TTGCCCTCCGAGAGTCTCGCGCGCGCGGACACCGCCGTCGGACGGATGACGGTGACCCGGCGAGCGGTCGAACGGATCAAGGCGATGATCGCCGACGGCACGCTCCACCCCGGTCAGCGGCTGCCCACCGAACGGGAGCTCGCGGCGGGCATGGGGCTGTCCCGCAGTTCGATGCGGGAGGCGATCCGGGTGCTGACCACGCTGGGGGTGCTGGAGGCGCGGCACGGCGCGGGTGTCTACGTCACCGAGCTGCGCCCCCGCGACCTGCTGGAGCCCTTCTCGGTGCTGGCCGAGATCTCCCGGGGGCGCACCCTGCTGGAGGTGGTGCAGGTGCGCCGGATCGTCGAGCCGGCCGCCACCGCGCTGGCCGCGGTCCACGCCACCGACCGGCAACTGGGCGAGCTGGCGGCGCTGCTGGAGCGCGCCGACGGCGAGGGGGAGGCGGCCGCGGCGGACGCGGCCTTCCACCGGGCGGTCGCCGCGATGAGCGGGAACGCGACCCTGGCCGCCGTCGTCGACGGGCTGTCCTCGCCCGCCTTCGGGGCACGGGTGTGGCCCGGGAGGCAGGAGGAGGGGATGGTCGAGCGGCTGCGCGCGGACCACCGGCGCATCCACCGCGCCCTGCTGTCCCGCGACCCCGACGCGGCGAGAGCCGCCGCGACCCTGCACGTCCTGGAACTGGAGGACTGGCTCCGCGCACGCCTGTCCGACTTTTCGTGA
- a CDS encoding GH1 family beta-glucosidase: MPEFPAGFRFGAATASYQIEGAVHADGRGPSIWDTYSHTPGLVLNGDTGDVACDHYHRYPEDVALLSRLGVDSYRFSVAWPRVLPTGAGEVNPRGLDFYDRLVDALLEAGITPMATLYHWDLPQALEDRGGWRVRATAEHFAAYTRVVAERLGDRVRHWITLNEPFCTAFVGYAVGRHAPGAREGTPALAAAHHLLVAHGLAVRELRAANAGEVGITLNLDRVLPASREEADLAAADRAETLHNRVWLDPLFTGAYPANEAETWGELADGSYRRDGDLEIIGAPLDFLGINYYRPLKVADGPFEEADPARRTAVDIRAPEQRFEGVRHTAMNWPVVPESFTDLLLDLKERYPDLPPVHITENGSAEHDVVSPDGRVHDTDRVAYLNDHLHALAAAVKAGVDVRGYFVWSLLDNFEWAFGYERRFGIVRVDYDTLERLPKDSYFWYQRLIEHHRARHGG; the protein is encoded by the coding sequence ATGCCCGAATTTCCCGCCGGATTCCGCTTCGGCGCCGCGACCGCCAGCTACCAGATCGAGGGGGCGGTCCACGCCGACGGCAGGGGCCCCTCCATCTGGGACACCTACAGCCACACCCCCGGCCTGGTACTCAACGGCGACACCGGCGACGTCGCCTGCGACCACTACCACCGCTACCCCGAGGACGTGGCGCTGCTGAGCCGCCTGGGCGTGGACTCCTACCGCTTCTCCGTCGCCTGGCCGCGCGTGCTGCCCACCGGCGCGGGCGAGGTCAACCCCAGGGGTCTGGACTTCTACGACCGACTGGTCGACGCCCTGCTGGAGGCGGGCATCACCCCGATGGCCACCCTCTACCACTGGGACCTGCCCCAGGCCCTGGAGGACAGGGGCGGCTGGCGGGTCCGCGCCACCGCCGAGCACTTCGCCGCCTACACCCGCGTCGTCGCCGAACGCCTCGGCGACCGCGTCCGCCACTGGATCACCCTCAACGAGCCGTTCTGCACCGCCTTCGTCGGCTACGCCGTCGGCCGCCACGCCCCCGGCGCCCGCGAGGGCACCCCCGCCCTGGCCGCCGCCCACCACCTGCTGGTGGCCCACGGCCTGGCGGTACGGGAGCTGCGCGCCGCGAACGCGGGCGAGGTCGGCATCACCCTCAACCTCGACCGGGTGCTGCCCGCCTCCCGGGAGGAGGCCGACCTCGCCGCCGCCGACCGCGCCGAGACGCTGCACAACCGGGTCTGGCTCGACCCGCTGTTCACCGGCGCCTACCCCGCCAACGAGGCCGAGACGTGGGGCGAACTCGCCGACGGCTCCTACCGGCGCGACGGCGACCTGGAGATCATCGGCGCCCCGCTGGACTTCCTCGGCATCAACTACTACCGGCCCCTCAAGGTGGCCGACGGTCCCTTCGAGGAGGCCGACCCGGCGCGGCGCACCGCCGTGGACATCCGCGCCCCCGAGCAGCGCTTCGAGGGCGTGCGGCACACCGCGATGAACTGGCCGGTGGTCCCCGAATCCTTCACCGACCTGCTCCTGGACCTCAAGGAGCGCTACCCCGACCTGCCGCCCGTCCACATCACCGAGAACGGATCGGCCGAGCACGACGTCGTCTCCCCCGACGGCCGCGTCCACGACACCGACCGCGTCGCCTACCTCAACGACCACCTGCACGCCCTGGCCGCGGCGGTCAAGGCCGGGGTGGACGTGCGCGGCTACTTCGTCTGGTCGCTGCTGGACAACTTCGAGTGGGCGTTCGGCTACGAGCGGCGGTTCGGCATCGTCCGGGTCGACTACGACACCCTGGAGCGGCTGCCCAAGGACAGCTACTTCTGGTACCAGAGGCTCATCGAACACCACCGCGCCCGTCACGGCGGCTGA
- a CDS encoding glycoside hydrolase family 9 protein: MSRRPRPRSPLVAVTAASCAAVLGFTAAPAQADEVNQIRNGDFASGTAPWWGTENITLDVTDGVLCVDVPGDTTNAWDVIIGQDDVPLIAGESYTFSFTASGTAEVPIRTLVQEPVEPWTTQMDERAILGPQTQTYEYVFTSNADWDDAQVAFQIGGSDEPWTFCVDDVSMLGGAEPPVYEPDTGPRVRVNQVGYLPHGPKNATVVTDETGALDWELADADGTVVATGQTEPHGSDASSGLNVHTVDFSSYTTEGTGYTLTADGETSHPFDIDESAYEDLRVDALSFYYPQRSGIEILDSIAPGYGREAGHVGVPPNQGDTDVPCAPGTCDYSLDVSGGWYDAGDHGKYVVNGGISVHQLMNIHERSQSAESAQPDRLADSTLRLPETGNDVPDVLDEARWEMEFLLSMQVPEGEELAGMAHHKIHDEQWTGLPLMPADDPQPRYLQPPSTAATLNLAATAAQCARVFEPYDAAFADECLEAAETAWDAAQANPEIYAPATGEGGGPYNDNNVTDEFYWAAAELFLTTGADEYRTAVTSSPLHTDDEEVFRASGFDWGWTAPLARIQLATVPNDLADRDRVRDSIATGADQYLANVESSPWGLAYDPDGGVFAWGSNNLVLNNMVVMAVAYDLTGDTKYRDGVLEGMDYILGRNALNQSYVTGYGENDSRNQHSRWYANQLDPSLPNPPKGTLSGGPNSNTATWDPIAQARLTGCAPQMCYIDHIESWATNELTINWNAPLSWIASFVADQDDAGDEPDVPVEDETPPSAPENLEVTDVTSDSATVTWDASTDDTGVAGYEVALQHLDAVTPLGTTTETGYELTDLRPGQEYTFWVNAYDAAGNLSELATVTFTTEEGDEPPVSGACEVSYSTTDWPGGFTGSITVTNTGDTAWNGWELSFTFPSGQRVSHGWSATWEQDGDEVTVTAMPWNASVAPGGSVTVGFNGTWNGSNDKPEDFTVNGEPCSVA, translated from the coding sequence GTGTCCAGGAGACCCAGACCCAGATCCCCCCTCGTCGCGGTGACGGCCGCCTCCTGCGCCGCCGTGCTCGGATTCACCGCGGCACCCGCCCAGGCGGACGAGGTCAACCAGATCCGCAACGGCGACTTCGCCTCCGGAACCGCCCCCTGGTGGGGCACCGAGAACATCACGCTCGACGTCACGGACGGCGTGCTGTGCGTGGACGTCCCCGGCGACACCACCAACGCCTGGGACGTGATCATCGGACAGGACGACGTCCCCCTGATCGCGGGAGAGTCCTACACGTTCTCCTTCACCGCCTCGGGGACCGCGGAGGTCCCGATCCGCACCCTGGTGCAGGAGCCGGTGGAGCCGTGGACGACCCAGATGGACGAGCGCGCCATCCTGGGCCCGCAGACGCAGACCTACGAGTACGTGTTCACCTCCAACGCCGACTGGGACGACGCCCAGGTCGCCTTCCAGATCGGCGGCTCCGACGAGCCGTGGACGTTCTGCGTGGACGACGTGTCCATGCTGGGCGGCGCCGAACCCCCCGTCTACGAGCCCGACACCGGGCCGCGGGTCCGCGTCAACCAGGTCGGCTACCTGCCGCACGGCCCCAAGAACGCGACCGTGGTCACCGACGAGACCGGCGCGCTCGACTGGGAGCTGGCCGACGCCGACGGCACGGTCGTCGCCACCGGGCAGACCGAGCCCCACGGCTCGGACGCCTCCTCGGGGCTGAACGTCCACACCGTCGACTTCAGCTCCTACACCACCGAAGGCACCGGCTACACGCTGACCGCCGACGGCGAGACCAGCCACCCCTTCGACATCGACGAGAGCGCCTACGAGGACCTGCGCGTCGACGCGCTGTCGTTCTACTACCCGCAGCGCAGCGGCATCGAGATCCTCGACTCCATCGCCCCCGGCTACGGACGTGAGGCCGGACACGTGGGCGTGCCCCCCAACCAGGGCGACACCGACGTGCCGTGCGCCCCCGGCACCTGCGACTACTCCCTGGACGTGTCGGGCGGCTGGTACGACGCGGGCGACCACGGCAAGTACGTGGTCAACGGCGGCATCTCGGTGCACCAGCTGATGAACATCCACGAGCGCTCCCAGAGCGCCGAGAGCGCCCAGCCCGACCGGCTGGCCGACTCCACGCTGCGCCTGCCCGAGACCGGCAACGACGTGCCCGACGTGCTGGACGAGGCGCGCTGGGAGATGGAGTTCCTGCTCAGCATGCAGGTCCCCGAGGGCGAGGAGCTCGCCGGGATGGCGCACCACAAGATCCACGACGAGCAGTGGACCGGTCTGCCGCTGATGCCCGCCGACGACCCGCAGCCGCGCTACCTGCAGCCGCCGTCCACCGCGGCGACGCTGAACCTGGCGGCCACCGCCGCCCAGTGCGCCCGGGTCTTCGAGCCCTACGACGCGGCCTTCGCCGACGAGTGCCTGGAGGCCGCCGAGACCGCGTGGGACGCCGCGCAGGCCAACCCCGAGATCTACGCCCCCGCCACCGGTGAGGGCGGCGGCCCCTACAACGACAACAACGTCACCGACGAGTTCTACTGGGCCGCGGCCGAGCTGTTCCTCACCACCGGCGCCGACGAGTACCGCACCGCGGTGACCTCGTCGCCGCTGCACACCGACGACGAGGAGGTGTTCCGCGCCTCCGGCTTCGACTGGGGCTGGACCGCTCCGCTGGCCCGCATCCAACTGGCCACGGTCCCCAACGACCTGGCCGACCGCGACCGGGTGCGCGACTCCATCGCCACGGGAGCCGACCAGTACCTGGCCAACGTCGAGTCCAGCCCGTGGGGCCTGGCCTACGACCCCGACGGCGGCGTGTTCGCGTGGGGCTCCAACAACCTGGTCCTCAACAACATGGTGGTCATGGCCGTCGCCTACGACCTCACCGGCGACACCAAGTACCGCGACGGCGTGCTGGAGGGCATGGACTACATCCTCGGCCGCAACGCGCTGAACCAGTCCTACGTCACCGGCTACGGCGAGAACGACTCCCGTAACCAGCACAGCCGCTGGTACGCCAACCAGCTCGACCCGAGCCTGCCCAACCCGCCCAAGGGCACCCTGTCGGGCGGCCCGAACTCCAACACCGCCACCTGGGACCCGATCGCCCAGGCCAGGCTGACCGGGTGCGCCCCCCAGATGTGCTACATCGACCACATCGAGTCCTGGGCCACCAACGAGCTGACCATCAACTGGAACGCTCCGCTGTCGTGGATCGCCTCCTTCGTCGCCGACCAGGACGACGCGGGCGACGAACCGGACGTCCCGGTGGAGGACGAGACCCCGCCGAGCGCCCCGGAGAACCTGGAGGTCACCGACGTCACCTCCGACAGTGCCACGGTGACCTGGGACGCCTCCACCGACGACACCGGGGTGGCGGGCTACGAGGTGGCCCTGCAGCACCTCGACGCGGTCACGCCGCTGGGCACCACCACCGAGACCGGCTACGAGCTGACCGACCTGCGGCCGGGCCAGGAGTACACCTTCTGGGTGAACGCCTACGACGCCGCGGGCAACCTCTCCGAGCTGGCCACCGTCACCTTCACCACCGAGGAGGGGGACGAGCCGCCCGTCTCCGGCGCCTGCGAGGTGAGCTACAGCACCACCGACTGGCCGGGAGGCTTCACCGGCTCGATCACGGTGACCAACACCGGCGACACCGCGTGGAACGGCTGGGAGCTGAGCTTCACCTTCCCGTCCGGGCAGCGCGTCAGCCACGGCTGGAGCGCCACCTGGGAGCAGGACGGTGACGAGGTGACCGTCACCGCGATGCCGTGGAACGCCTCGGTCGCCCCGGGAGGGTCGGTCACCGTCGGCTTCAACGGGACCTGGAACGGGTCCAACGACAAGCCGGAGGACTTCACCGTCAACGGTGAGCCCTGCTCGGTGGCCTAA
- a CDS encoding VOC family protein yields MAVDWQLVVDCADPNRQAAFWAQALDYAVEDNSALINRLLDAGMVGPDDVTEVGGRPAWKVLAAIRHPDAPVDPATGIGLGQRVLFQAVPEGKQVKNRLHIDLRVGPERRDAEVERLRGLGATVLRVVQDRGSHHVTMADPEGNEFDVQ; encoded by the coding sequence ATGGCCGTGGACTGGCAACTCGTCGTCGACTGCGCCGACCCCAACCGCCAGGCCGCGTTCTGGGCCCAGGCCCTGGACTACGCGGTCGAGGACAACAGCGCGCTCATCAACCGACTCCTCGACGCCGGAATGGTCGGCCCCGACGACGTCACCGAGGTCGGCGGACGCCCCGCCTGGAAGGTCCTGGCCGCGATCCGCCACCCCGACGCCCCGGTCGACCCCGCCACCGGCATCGGTCTGGGGCAGCGCGTCCTCTTCCAGGCCGTCCCCGAGGGCAAGCAGGTCAAGAACCGCCTGCACATCGACCTCAGAGTCGGTCCCGAGCGCCGCGACGCCGAGGTCGAGCGCCTCAGGGGCCTGGGCGCCACCGTGCTGCGCGTGGTGCAGGACCGCGGCAGCCACCACGTCACCATGGCCGACCCCGAAGGCAACGAGTTCGACGTCCAGTAG
- the treZ gene encoding malto-oligosyltrehalose trehalohydrolase: MNTTGVWNFSVWAPTVGRVGVRVDGVDHPMAADEGGWHRARVAGAGPGSDYAFLLGGDDTPLPDPKAVWQPHGVHGPTRVYDHSAFAWTDTAWTGRALAGSVVYELHVGTFTAEGTFDAAIRRLDHLVDLGVDFVELMPVNAFDGHHGWGYDGVLWSAVHEPYGGPDGLKRFVDACHARGVAVLLDVVYNHLGPSGAYLPRFGPYFSGENAWGPSLNLDGPGSDEVRAHVVTGALSWLRDFHLDGLRLDAVHALRDSRAEPVLAELSAEVDALAAGLRRPLTLVAESDRNDPATVTAREAGGLGMTAQWCDDVHHALHAALTGEDHGYYRDFARPQVLAHTLRHVFWHAGTYSSFRGRTHGRPVDTARLPGHRFVAFLQNHDQVGNRAVGDRLSATVSTGLLGCGAALLLCSPYTPMLFMGEEWAASTPWRFFASFPDPELAASVRRGRRREFAAHGWGEAEVPDPVDPDTRDVSVLRWEERDRGDHARILRLYRDLIALRRAHPELADPRLDRLTVEAGADGRLLVLHRGPLRLVCNLGDVPAAAPLDRPATATLLTWGGAEVDGAAVELRAASFALVRVAG, encoded by the coding sequence GTGAACACGACCGGTGTGTGGAACTTCTCGGTGTGGGCGCCCACCGTCGGACGGGTCGGGGTGCGGGTGGACGGGGTGGACCACCCCATGGCCGCCGATGAGGGCGGGTGGCACCGCGCGCGGGTGGCGGGGGCGGGTCCGGGCAGCGACTACGCCTTCCTGCTCGGCGGCGACGACACCCCGCTGCCCGACCCGAAGGCGGTGTGGCAGCCCCACGGGGTGCACGGCCCCACCCGCGTCTACGACCACTCGGCCTTCGCCTGGACCGACACCGCCTGGACCGGGCGGGCGCTGGCCGGATCGGTGGTCTACGAACTGCACGTGGGCACCTTCACCGCCGAGGGCACCTTCGACGCCGCGATCCGCCGCCTGGACCACCTCGTCGACCTCGGCGTGGACTTCGTGGAGCTCATGCCGGTCAACGCCTTCGACGGCCACCACGGCTGGGGCTACGACGGCGTGCTGTGGAGCGCGGTGCACGAACCCTACGGCGGCCCCGACGGGCTCAAACGGTTCGTCGACGCCTGCCACGCCCGAGGTGTCGCCGTACTGCTCGACGTCGTCTACAACCACCTCGGCCCCTCGGGTGCCTACCTGCCCCGGTTCGGGCCCTACTTCAGCGGCGAGAACGCGTGGGGCCCCTCCCTCAACCTGGACGGTCCCGGCTCCGACGAGGTGCGCGCCCACGTCGTCACCGGTGCGCTGTCGTGGCTGCGCGACTTCCACCTGGACGGGCTGCGCCTGGACGCGGTGCACGCGCTGCGCGACTCCCGCGCCGAACCGGTCCTGGCCGAACTGTCGGCGGAGGTGGACGCGCTCGCCGCCGGTCTGCGCCGTCCGCTGACCCTGGTCGCCGAGTCCGACCGCAACGACCCGGCCACGGTCACCGCGCGCGAGGCGGGCGGGCTCGGGATGACCGCGCAGTGGTGCGACGACGTGCACCACGCGCTGCATGCCGCGCTCACCGGCGAGGACCACGGCTACTACCGGGACTTCGCCCGACCGCAGGTGCTGGCCCACACCCTGCGGCACGTGTTCTGGCACGCCGGAACCTACTCGTCGTTTCGCGGGCGCACCCACGGACGCCCCGTGGACACCGCGCGCCTGCCCGGCCACCGGTTCGTGGCGTTCCTGCAGAACCACGACCAGGTCGGCAACCGCGCCGTCGGCGACCGGCTGTCGGCCACGGTGTCGACCGGGCTGCTGGGCTGCGGCGCGGCGCTGCTGCTGTGCTCGCCCTACACCCCGATGCTGTTCATGGGGGAGGAGTGGGCGGCCAGCACGCCGTGGCGGTTCTTCGCGTCCTTCCCCGACCCGGAGCTGGCCGCCTCGGTGCGGCGGGGGCGGCGGCGCGAGTTCGCCGCGCACGGCTGGGGCGAGGCCGAGGTGCCCGACCCGGTCGACCCGGACACCCGCGACGTCTCGGTGCTGCGCTGGGAGGAGCGCGACCGCGGCGACCACGCCCGGATCCTCCGGCTGTACCGGGACCTGATCGCGCTGCGCCGCGCCCACCCGGAACTGGCCGACCCCCGCCTGGACCGCCTCACCGTCGAGGCGGGAGCGGACGGTCGGCTGCTGGTGCTGCACCGGGGACCGCTGCGGCTGGTGTGCAACCTCGGCGACGTCCCGGCCGCCGCCCCGCTGGACCGCCCCGCGACGGCGACACTGCTGACGTGGGGCGGGGCCGAGGTGGACGGGGCGGCGGTGGAGTTGCGGGCGGCCTCCTTCGCGCTGGTGCGCGTGGCCGGGTAG
- a CDS encoding GyrI-like domain-containing protein, whose translation MSTEPRIEVRAEQPCVSVPIRVPLREWGRANALVPEVFGWLEGRGIAPGGPLFYRYRVVGGMDEEFHLEVGVPVGEAVAGDGRVVAGHVPGGSYAVLTHHGHPDRIGESFAALEEWARRRGVAWATRQVDGRRVWDGRFEFYLTDPAVQPDPEKWSVEIAYLLADG comes from the coding sequence ATGTCCACCGAACCGCGTATCGAGGTCCGCGCCGAGCAGCCCTGCGTGTCCGTCCCGATCCGGGTGCCGCTGCGGGAGTGGGGGCGGGCCAACGCGCTGGTGCCCGAGGTGTTCGGCTGGCTGGAAGGCCGCGGGATCGCGCCCGGCGGGCCGCTGTTCTACCGCTACCGGGTGGTCGGGGGGATGGACGAGGAGTTCCACCTGGAGGTGGGGGTTCCGGTCGGCGAGGCCGTGGCCGGGGACGGCCGGGTCGTCGCGGGCCACGTCCCGGGCGGCTCCTACGCGGTGCTGACGCACCACGGGCACCCCGACCGGATCGGGGAGTCGTTCGCGGCGCTGGAGGAGTGGGCGCGGCGGCGGGGTGTGGCGTGGGCCACCCGGCAGGTGGACGGTAGGCGGGTGTGGGACGGCCGGTTCGAGTTCTACCTGACCGATCCGGCCGTGCAGCCCGATCCGGAGAAGTGGTCGGTGGAGATCGCCTACCTGCTCGCCGACGGCTGA
- a CDS encoding sigma-70 family RNA polymerase sigma factor, with the protein MRGKSTSETVSAALEDWAARYRGELTGYCYRMLGSAFEAEDAVQETLLRAWRALDRFDGQRAAPRSWLYTIATNVCLDLLRGRRRRALAVDLGPAASAGTPLGAPLPEDRWVLPVPDASVLPVGGDPAEAAAARETVRLAFVAALQHLPPRQRAVLLLREVLCWNAAETAELLETSAASVNSALQRARATLRARGVDAGTAPEPVDQARRELLARYCAAFERHDVAALVALLHEDATMAMPPFAWWLRGSAEIGRALAGADACRESRLVPVAANGSAAFAQYVPDGPGGRLRAWAVQVVEVRADRIAATTSFLTANRLFALFGLPLEASAAELGALGGNPVAKDR; encoded by the coding sequence GTGCGCGGGAAGTCCACATCCGAGACCGTATCCGCCGCGCTGGAGGACTGGGCGGCGCGGTACCGCGGCGAACTGACCGGGTACTGCTACCGGATGCTGGGGTCGGCCTTCGAGGCCGAGGACGCGGTGCAGGAGACGCTGCTGCGCGCCTGGCGCGCCCTCGACCGGTTCGACGGGCAGCGGGCGGCGCCACGGTCGTGGCTGTACACGATCGCCACCAACGTCTGCCTCGACCTGCTGCGCGGACGGCGCAGGCGCGCCCTGGCCGTGGACCTGGGACCCGCCGCGTCGGCCGGTACGCCGCTGGGCGCGCCGCTGCCCGAGGACCGGTGGGTGCTTCCGGTCCCCGACGCCTCCGTGCTGCCGGTGGGAGGGGACCCCGCCGAGGCGGCCGCCGCGCGCGAGACGGTCCGGTTGGCGTTCGTGGCCGCGCTGCAGCACCTGCCGCCCCGGCAGCGCGCGGTACTGCTGCTGCGCGAGGTGCTGTGCTGGAACGCGGCCGAGACCGCCGAACTGCTGGAGACGAGTGCGGCGTCGGTCAACAGCGCGCTGCAGCGGGCCCGGGCGACCCTCCGGGCCCGCGGCGTGGACGCCGGTACCGCGCCCGAACCGGTGGACCAGGCGCGACGGGAGCTGCTGGCCCGCTACTGCGCGGCGTTCGAGCGGCACGACGTCGCGGCGCTGGTCGCGCTGCTGCACGAGGACGCCACGATGGCGATGCCGCCGTTCGCGTGGTGGCTGCGGGGAAGCGCCGAGATCGGGCGGGCGCTCGCGGGCGCCGACGCCTGCCGGGAGTCGCGGCTGGTGCCGGTGGCGGCCAACGGTTCGGCGGCGTTCGCGCAGTACGTTCCCGACGGTCCGGGCGGGCGGCTGCGGGCGTGGGCGGTGCAGGTCGTGGAGGTCCGCGCCGACCGGATCGCCGCCACGACCTCGTTTCTGACCGCCAACCGGCTGTTCGCGCTGTTCGGGCTGCCGTTGGAGGCGTCGGCGGCCGAGTTGGGGGCGCTGGGCGGGAATCCGGTCGCGAAAGACCGATGA